The DNA region CCCGCGCGCTCATGGAGATCGTGCGGGGGCTGAAGGCCGAGGGCAAGACCGTGGTGGTCGCCAGCCACGATCCCCTCGTGTACGCCGCGGACTGCGTGGACCGCGTGGTGCGCATGCGCGACGGCCGGATCGTGGCGCCCGGGGCCGAGCCGTGATCCTGAGCCCGCCGGTGCTGGCGCTGCAGGCGGGGGCGGCGGCGTCGAGCGGCTTCCTCCTCTATGCGCTCCGCTGGGCGGCGCCGGTGGTGCGCCGCTGGGATCCCTCGAGCGGGAGCCGCGCGCAGCTCCGCCTGGAGCGGCGGGCGCTGCTGGTGGGCGTGCTGGTGCGGACCGCGCTCGCGGTGCAGCTCGCGTCGCTGGCGCTGTTCGTCCACGCGTCCGACGCGCTCGCGCCCATGTTCACCGGCGCCATGTGCGCGGCGGGCACGCTCTCGGCGAGCCCGTACGGCTGGCCGGCGCTCGCGGTCCAGCTCGCGGCGACCGTGCTCGCCGGGGCCTGGCTCGCGCTCGACCGCGCCGACGGGCTCGCGCCCGACCAGCCGCTGGTGCGCGTGAAGCACGCGCTGCTCCCGGCGGTGGCCATCCCGGTCGTGGCCGGCGCGGCGCTGCAGGCCGCCCACTTCCTCGCGCTCCGGCCCGAGATCATCACCTCCTGCTGCGGGAGCCTGTTCGGGCGCGAGGGGCGCGGCGGGTGGGCGGGGCTGGCCTGGCTGCCCCCGCGCGCGGCCGGCGCGCTCCTGTACGCGGTCCCGGGCGCGGCCGCGGTGGCCGCGCTCGTCCTGCGCCGGACCGGGCGCGGCGCGTGGGCGGTGGCCGGCCTGTCGGCCCTGGCCGGGCCCGCGGCCGCCGCCGGGGTGATCGCCTGGGTGTCACCCTACGTGTACGAGGCGCCCGGGCACCGCTGCCCGTTCTGCCTGCTGCAGCCGGAGCAGGGCTGGGTGGGCTATCCGCTCCACGCGGCCCTCCTGGCCGGCTGCGTGGCCGGCGTGGCCGTGGGCGTGCTCCAGCCGTTCCGCCGCGTCCCGTCGCTGGCCGGCCCGCTCCCCGCGCTCCAGCGCCGCCTCGCGGGCGCCGCCGCGCTGGCCTGGATCGCGCTGCTCGCCGGCGCCGCCGCGCTGGTGGCCGCCTCCGGCCTCCGCGCCTGACCCGCCGGCCCGCCGCACCGCGCGCCCCACCGCCGCCGTCGCGCGCGGGCCGGTCATCGTCCGGTCCCGCAGGAGCGCGCGCGCGAGCGCCGCCACCGCGGTGCGCACCACCGGATCGTCGAGGACCCGCTCGACGCGGCGGCGCATGCGGCGCAGGTAGGCGCGCTGCGCGGCGGCGCCCCGGTGCAGGCGCGCGGTGAACCGGAGCGCGATGCGCGCGTCGTCCTCGGAGCCGGGGGCGAACGGCGCGAACGGGCGGCCGGTGCGCGCGTCCCCCGCCGCGAACCCGCGGCCCAGCGCGGCGGCGTCCTGCGCCACGCTCCCCGCGAGCGCCACCGCCACCGCGGCGCGCACGGTCCGGCCGACCGCCCGGCGGGAGCGCTGCGCGCGGGTGCGGTAGCGGTACTCGCACGAGCCGCCCACGTCGCCGCGGCGGGCGATGGTGACGCGGCGGAGCTCGAAGCCCTCGAGCAGCGCCACCACCGCGTGCCCGGCCTCGTGCCACGCGCGCAGCTCGAGCGCGCCGGGCGGCGCGGGGCGGAGGTGGAGGGGGGACGCGGCGGTCACGGGAGCCTCGCCGCCAGGATCGCACCGCGGCGGGCCGCGGTCGCGGGGGCCGGTGGGGGCGACGGGATGGCGGAGGGTCCGGCACGTCGAAGGGCCGCCGTGCGCCGTGGCGGCCCTTCTTTGCCCGGGGGTGCTTCCCGTGCCGCGCGTGCCGTGTGCGGGCCACGTCCTGGCGCCCGGACAGGAGGAGGGACGCCTCCTCGCTATCGGCCTTCACGGTGGGCCGTCGCGGTCCGGCGCGCGGTCCCCGAGCTGCGTCCATGCTACGCCGCCCCACGGGCCCCGGCGCCGGTCGTGCGGGCTCGCCCGTTCGCCCCGGATCCGACGTCGCAGGCGTCCGCGGTCTCAGGCCGCGCGGCCGGCGGCGGGGATCGACACGAGCTCCAGCTCGCCGCGCACGTCCAGCGGCCGCTGCAGCACGTCCAGCACCGGGCACTGCGCCTCCACCTGGCGGGCGAGCGCGCGGAGCCGCTCCAGCGGCTCGGGGGACGTGAGCCGGGTCCGGAACGTCACGCGCTCGAACCCGGGCGACACCGGCGCCGCGCCCAGGAAGCCGCGCACGTCCAGCACCCCGGTCGCCACGACCTCGACGCGCTCGAGCTGGAGCCCCTGCGCCGCGGCGAGGGCGCGGTAGACGATGGCCTGGCAGCTCCCCAGCGCCGCGAGCACCGCCTCCACCGGGTTCGGCCCGGTGTCGGTGCCGCCGAGCTCGCGCGGCTCGTCGAGGGGCACCTCGAAGCCGCGCACCACCGAGCGGGTGGCGAGCCCCGCGCCCTCCGAGATCGTCGTCGCGCGGAACGTCGCGCGCGCCCTGTGCGGCTCCGCGGTCACCGCCGCCGCGAGCCCCTCGATCGCCGCCTTCACGTGCTGGGTCATGGCGCCATCCTAGATAACGGACGAAGCTCCCGTCAAGCGGATAGCGGATGAACGTCCGGTATGGTGGACGCGGCGGCGGCGGCCCGGGCGCGTGGCGCTATACTCCCGCCCCCATGCACCTCGAGGATCTCGGACCCTGGAAGCACGGACACGCGTTCGGCACGGCGGTGGAGGCGAGCGGCGAGCGGCGCACCCGCTGGGTGGTGGCGCTCACGCTCGCCATGATGGTCGGCGAGATCGCCGCCGGCATGATGTTCGGCTCGATGGCGCTGCTCGCCGACGGCTGGCACATGGGGACGCACGCGGCGGCGCTCGGCGTGGCGGCGTTCGCCTACGCCTACGCGCGGCGGCACGCCGCCGACCCGCGCTACAGCTTCGGCACCGGCAAGGTCGGCGCGCTCGGCGGGTTCGCGAGCGCGGTCGGCCTGGCGGTGGTGGCGCTGCTCGTGCTCGGCGAGAGCGCCGTCCGGCTCGCCTCGCCGGTCGCGATCCGCTTCGACCAGGCGATCGGCGTCGCGGTGCTGGGCCTGCTCGTGAACCTGTTCAGCGCGTTCCTGCTGCGCGACGAGGACCACGGCCACGCGCACGGCCACGGCGATCACGATCACGACCACGACCACGACGACCACGACCACGGCCACCACGGCCATCACGCGCACCACGACGGCGAGCACGCTCACGCGCACCCCGACCACGGCCACGCCGAGCACCGGGACCACAACCTGCGCGCCGCCTACCTGCACGTGCTCGCCGACGCGCTCACCTCGGTGCTCGCCATCGTGGCGCTGCTCGCGGGGCGGGTGCTCGGCTGGACCTGGATGGACCCGGTGATGGGGATCGTCGGCGCGCTGGTGATCGCGCGCTGGTCGGTGGGCCTGCTCCGCGACACCGGCGCGGTGCTGCTCGACGCGGAGGTGGGGGAGGGACGGCGCACCGCCATCCGCGCCGCGCTGGAGCAGGGCGAGGATCGGGTGGCGGACCTGCACCTGTGGCGCGTGGGGCCGCGCCACCTCGCCGCGATCGTCTCGGTGGTCTCGACCGCGCCGCGCGCGCCCGCCGAGTACAAGGAGCGGCTGCGCGCGTTCCCGGACGTGGTGCACCTGACGGTCGAGGTCCACGCCTGCGAGCTGCCCGGCGCGCGGGCCGCGCGCTGAGCCGCGGCCGGCCGCTCGATCACCGCGGGCCGGACCGCGCCTCGGCCTGCTTCGCCGACTGCTCCAGCGCCGCCTCGGCGGTGCGCAGCACGCGCGGCCCGTCGTTGTACGCGGCCACCTTCACCGCGGGGTACGCGGCCATCCGCGCGACGAGCTCGTCCGCGCGGGCGGCGAGCAGCCCGTCGCAGGTGGCGTAGAGGCCGTCCGGCGCCTCCTCCAGCAGGTTGTGCGGGTCGAGGATCTTGCGGATCTCGGCCACCAGCGCGTGCGTCGGCGTGGGGACGAGGAGCGAGGCGATGGCGCCGTGCTCGACGCGCAGGCGCCGCGCCAGCGGGAGCGGCTCGCCGCCCTGCGCCTCGCGCGCGGCCGGGAGCAGCACCTTCTCCTCCAGCGCGATGTGGCGCAGCAGGCCGCCGCGGAACGCGTCGTAGGGCCCGCGGTCGATGGCGGCCGGATCGGCGACCGCCCGGGCGAGGAGCCCGTGCAGGCGCAGGTGGTCGTCGGAGAGGAACCGCGAGATCGGACCTGCGTCGCGCGGACCCGCCTCTTGCGCGGTCACGGCGCCTCCTCGTCATCGTCGTCCTCGTCGGACGCCTCGCCCATGAGCTGCCGGTGCTGCGCGTCGCGGACCATCCGGTCCACCAGGGGGAAGACCGCGCCGGCCAGCTCGGGGTCGTCGCGGCCGGCGTCGCCGTCGTGCCCGGCCGCGAGCAGGGCCAGCAGGAGCCACTCCTGCTCGGTGATGGGGAGGTAGGCCTCGGGCCGGTAGCCGTCCGCCGAGGCGCGGAACGGCTCGTTGTCGCCGTGAGCCGGGCGGAGCACCACGAACCGCCCGCGCGCGAGCTCGCGGTGCGCCTCGAGGAGCCACTCCCGGCGCGCCGAGTCGCGAACCCGCGCCGCCCCCAGCCGGCCGGCGTCGGGGCGGCCGAGGGCGGCCCAGGCGGCGGCTGCGTCGGGGGCGAGCGGCTTGCCGCTGGGATGGGTCGCCGCGCCGGCGGCGTAGCGGGTGACGATCTCGGCGGCAGGGGTGGGCATGCGGATCTCCGGACATCGCGCATCCGCGAGCGCCGCAGGGCGCCGCGGATGCGCGAACTGTCGCTTAGTGCGCGTGCTTCGCGTCCGCAGCCGGCTTCACGGGGGCCTTGGCGGGCGCCCGGCCGTGCGCGGCGTGCGGGTCGGCCGCGGGCGCCGCGTGGGCGGCGTGCGGATCCGCGGCGCCGGCCTGGGCGTGCCCGGCGTGGGCACCACCCTTCGTGGCGGCGGCGTTCACGCCCTCGGCCCAGTGCACGAGCGGCACGTAGGCGGCCACCCAGCGGCGGCCGGCGTTCACGTCGTCCGCGGGCGCCTTCTCGGCGGCCAGCCGGGTCCAGTGCTTCTCCAGGCCCTGGTGCACCGCCGCCTGGAGCAGCCGCTCCACCTCGGCCGGATCGCCCTTCGCGATGGCGCGGTCCATGGCGGCGACGGCGGGGTCGAGGTCGCCGCCGGCGGGCTTGAGGCCCGTGAACGGCGCGCCCTCGCCGGCGCGGTGCACGCGGACCAGCGTCTCGAGGAACCAGGTGTCGGCGACCTCGCGGGCGTCGCCGCCGGCCTTGCGCGCGGCGCGGGCCTTCGCGAACGCGGCCTTGATCTCGGCCTCGTCGGCGGGCTGCACCCACGCCAGCACGGGGGACAGCTTGCCGGAGTCGAGCGCGGCCTTCGCGGCCACCACCACCGGGCCGTCGAGGGTGTCGCAGTGCGCGCGGGCGCCGGTCGGGAGGAGCAGCGCGGCGAGCGCGAGGGAGAGGGGGGCGAGCAGCTTCTTCGGGTTCACGGGGATCACCTTTCACCTGTCCGTCGGGTCCGGGGGGCCCGCGGAGGACGGCGCTCCGCGGCGGGCGCGCGGCCGTCGGGCCGGCGCATGAAGGTCTCGAGCGTGCGCCAGACACGCTCGACGAGCTCGGGGGGGCGGCTGGCCGCGCCGGGGGAGTGGGCCAGCGCGAGCAGCGCGCCGAGCACCAGCACCTGGGTCTCCTCGATCGCCGCCGCGGGCGAGAGCGCGCCCGCGAGGCTCGCCTCGACGAGGCAGCCGCGCACGAACGCGGTGGACCGGCGGCGGAACGCCTCGAGGCGCGCGGCCCCGGCGCCGTCGCCCACCAGGCCCACGTCGTCGGAGGCGAACACGCGCGCGATGGCCGGGTTGGCCCGGATGACCGCGACGCGCTGCCGGAAGAACGCGCCCAGCCGCGCCACGGGATCCGCCGCCTCCGGCGGGAAGCCCTCGAACAGCAGCTCCTCCATCCGGTCGATGGCGGCCGCGGCGATCGCGTCCTTGGTCGGGAAGTGGCGGAACAGCGCCGCGTCGGAGACGCCCACCTCGCGCGCGATGGCGAGCGAGGTGAAGTGGGCGGCGCCCTGGGCGGCGATCACGCGCAGGGCGGCGTCGGCGATCTCGCGGCGGCGATCCGGCGCGGGCTTGCGCGCGCTGCGTGGGGTGGAGGACCTCGGCACCCGGCGTATGTAAGTGAGTATCCACTAACACGCAAGCGAACCGGCCGCGGCCCAGGAGGGCACCCCGCACCAGGTGACGCGGGTGAGCGGGCCGCGCGCCTACAGGTGCGCGATGCGGGGCGGCTCCTCGTCGTGGTGCGCCTCGTCGCGATCGCGCAGGCGCCGCTCCCACGAGCGCGTCACCACCTCGCGCGAGCCGAGCCCCACCGCCAGCGCCAGCGCCAGCACGATCCCTCCGAACAGGATCGAGAACGAGATGGTGACGAGCGCGCCGCCCACCCCGAGGTGCTGCAGCGCCATGGCGCCGCCCAGCACCGTCACCAGCCAGCGCGCGCCGGTGGCGAGCAGCCGGGCCGAGCGGATCTGCATGTTCACCGCGCTCACCAGCACGCTCGCCTCCACCCAGCGCGACAGCGCCACCGCCGCGGCGAACAGCACGCCCGCCACGATGACGCTGGGCGCGTAGGCGAGCACGCGCTCCGCGAGCGCGCTCGTCCAGCGCGACTCGACCGAGGTCAGGCTGAGCGCGAGGCCGATCGCGAACACGAGCCAGAAGGCGAAGCGGGTGGCGTAGGTGACGAGCGACGGCAGCCGGGCGCGGTCCTCGGCGGGCGCCCACCGGCGCAGGAGCCGGTCGAGCTGGACCGCCTTCAGGATGCGGCGCACCAGGCGCGCGCAGGCCCACGCGAGCGCGAGCGAGAGCAGCGCGAAGACCAGCGTGGCGAGCAGGCCGGGCACCAGCCGCGCGGCGTTGACGGCGAGCCGCTGGAACGACTCGCGGAACGTGATCGCGACCGCTTCCCACATGGTTCGGCCTCCTCTCGGCGGGGGACGACCACCGTAGCGCCCGGAGGGCGGCCGGTCAAAGCACCCCCGGTCCGCCTGCGCCCCGCGCGTGGATCGCTTGGGACACCAACGGACCGGGCTGATAGGATCGCGGCACCGCGACCGGTTGCCGCGCCCCGAGCGCGCCGGGCACGGATCTCCGGAACCTGCGAAGGAAGGTGCGATGTCGCGCGTCGTGATCGTGTCGAACCGGCTGCCCGTGACCGTGGAGCGC from Anaeromyxobacter dehalogenans 2CP-C includes:
- a CDS encoding OsmC family protein; the encoded protein is MTQHVKAAIEGLAAAVTAEPHRARATFRATTISEGAGLATRSVVRGFEVPLDEPRELGGTDTGPNPVEAVLAALGSCQAIVYRALAAAQGLQLERVEVVATGVLDVRGFLGAAPVSPGFERVTFRTRLTSPEPLERLRALARQVEAQCPVLDVLQRPLDVRGELELVSIPAAGRAA
- the dmeF gene encoding CDF family Co(II)/Ni(II) efflux transporter DmeF, whose product is MHLEDLGPWKHGHAFGTAVEASGERRTRWVVALTLAMMVGEIAAGMMFGSMALLADGWHMGTHAAALGVAAFAYAYARRHAADPRYSFGTGKVGALGGFASAVGLAVVALLVLGESAVRLASPVAIRFDQAIGVAVLGLLVNLFSAFLLRDEDHGHAHGHGDHDHDHDHDDHDHGHHGHHAHHDGEHAHAHPDHGHAEHRDHNLRAAYLHVLADALTSVLAIVALLAGRVLGWTWMDPVMGIVGALVIARWSVGLLRDTGAVLLDAEVGEGRRTAIRAALEQGEDRVADLHLWRVGPRHLAAIVSVVSTAPRAPAEYKERLRAFPDVVHLTVEVHACELPGARAAR
- a CDS encoding hemerythrin domain-containing protein, which produces MTAQEAGPRDAGPISRFLSDDHLRLHGLLARAVADPAAIDRGPYDAFRGGLLRHIALEEKVLLPAAREAQGGEPLPLARRLRVEHGAIASLLVPTPTHALVAEIRKILDPHNLLEEAPDGLYATCDGLLAARADELVARMAAYPAVKVAAYNDGPRVLRTAEAALEQSAKQAEARSGPR
- a CDS encoding DUF6448 family protein, producing the protein MNPKKLLAPLSLALAALLLPTGARAHCDTLDGPVVVAAKAALDSGKLSPVLAWVQPADEAEIKAAFAKARAARKAGGDAREVADTWFLETLVRVHRAGEGAPFTGLKPAGGDLDPAVAAMDRAIAKGDPAEVERLLQAAVHQGLEKHWTRLAAEKAPADDVNAGRRWVAAYVPLVHWAEGVNAAATKGGAHAGHAQAGAADPHAAHAAPAADPHAAHGRAPAKAPVKPAADAKHAH
- a CDS encoding TetR/AcrR family transcriptional regulator — protein: MPRSSTPRSARKPAPDRRREIADAALRVIAAQGAAHFTSLAIAREVGVSDAALFRHFPTKDAIAAAAIDRMEELLFEGFPPEAADPVARLGAFFRQRVAVIRANPAIARVFASDDVGLVGDGAGAARLEAFRRRSTAFVRGCLVEASLAGALSPAAAIEETQVLVLGALLALAHSPGAASRPPELVERVWRTLETFMRRPDGRAPAAERRPPRAPRTRRTGER